Genomic DNA from Flavobacterium sp. N502540:
TGGTCCCAAAAACGCTACTCAATAAAAAGCCTCGTCATAATAGGATAATGATCTGAATTTTCAAAGTCCGAAAAACTCTCAAATTGTTTGACTTTCATTTTACTGTCCGTAAAAATATAATCAATACGTGCCGGATAATAACGAAACTTATAGGTGGCTCCAAATCCTTCTCCAGCTTCTTCAAAGGCATCCTTGAGTTTTCCTTTGATATTTCGGTACACATATGAAAACGGACTATTATTCATATCGCCACAAATAATAATCGGATTTTTGCATTGTTTGATATTTTCTTTAAAGATCTCGGCTTGTTCCTGCTGTTGTCTGAATCCTTTACTGATTCGGGTATAAATTAACTGCGATTTTTCCTGATTAACATGATCAATATTATCTGAAATATCACTTACATCCGGCGAAATTTTTATAGACTGCAGGTGCATGTTGTACACCCGAATAACCTCTTTGCCTCTTTTAATATCGGCATAGATTACGTTATTATCTGAGTTTGGAAAGATGATATTTCCCTGATCAATAATAGGAAATTTTGAAAAGATCGCCTGACCGGTTTTAATTTTATTTCCTTCGATGAAAATGTAACGATGCGGATACACTTTCAAGTCCAGATGAGCCGAGTTGGAATACTCCTGAATACACAGAATATCCGGATCTTTTTCGTCTATAAAAGCTTTTATATTGGAAGGAATATCGTCGCGATCGAGCCATTTAAAAACATTAAAAAGACGCACGTTATAGCTCATTACCGAGAAATCTCTCTCGTCTTTAACATATTCTTTTGTTGAGAATTTATAAAATTTACTGATAAAAGTAATTCCGGTTAACAATACCAAACCGGATAAAATAAGACGTTTTTTAAACTGAATTCCCCAATAGACGAAGAACAAACCATTGAGAACGAAGAAAGCCGGCATAAAGAGCGTTAAAACCGATAGAAGCGGAAAACTCTTTGGTGCCAGAAATGGTAAAATATAAATACTAAACGTCAGTACAGTTAGCACTATATTCAAAAAGAACATTATTTTATTAAACCATGAAAGGTTTTTCATATTGCGGGCCTAAAACGATTATTTTCCAGCTTTAAATAAAAACTCTTTTTCTTCTTTTGTCAGACAATCATAACCGGACTGGCTGATTTTGTCTAAAATTTCATCTATTTGTTGTTGCGTTTTGTCTTTCGTAACAATTCTTGACGTCACTTTTTCAGTAGGTTTTTTGTAATTTTTATGAACTTTTGTGAATGGGGTCGATGGGGATTTTTTAAATAAATTGGCAAAGAAATCTAATGTTCTGGAAACAATTTTACTAAGATCTGTACCGTTCTGAAGCAGCTTGATAAAAAGGAATCCAAAGAAAGCTCCTGCCAAGTGCGAGATATGTCCTCCGGTATTGTCTAAACGAAACTGCATTAAATCAAGAACCAGAATCACAGCTGTAATGTGCCAAAGCTTTACATTACCTATAAGCAGCAAACGCACATTCATCAAAGGCTGATAAGTGGTAACACCCATCAGGATTGCCATGATTGCAGCCGACGCTCCTACTATAGGCGCTGAAATATTTAAAAAATAAAAACTCAGTGCAAAAACAATCCCCGAAAAAATGGCTCCCAAAATATACAGTCCGAGATATTGTTTTTGGGTAAAGAAAGCCAGGAATAACTGACTCGCAAAATTCAACACCATCATATTAAACAATAAATGCAGAAAGCCATAATGAAAGAAAGCATACGTCAAAAACGTCCAGGGCTTGAACATAAAAACGGCAGGATCTGATGACAATGCCAGCCAGTTCGGAAAAGCAAACTGAGCTGTAGAAAAGTTATAGAATAACACTAATGAAATCAGGAAACAACCAATGTTCCAAAAAATAACACGCATGGCTATTCCGCCTAATCGATATTGTAATTTTAAATCATCCAGAATGTTCATAAAAGCTTTCTTTAATTTTTATTTGCAATATTAAAGTTAAAAATTAATTCCAACGATTGTTATTAAACTGATTTTTTTTCCAGTACCACATCATGAAGTACCCAATGACCGC
This window encodes:
- a CDS encoding endonuclease/exonuclease/phosphatase family protein; this translates as MFFLNIVLTVLTFSIYILPFLAPKSFPLLSVLTLFMPAFFVLNGLFFVYWGIQFKKRLILSGLVLLTGITFISKFYKFSTKEYVKDERDFSVMSYNVRLFNVFKWLDRDDIPSNIKAFIDEKDPDILCIQEYSNSAHLDLKVYPHRYIFIEGNKIKTGQAIFSKFPIIDQGNIIFPNSDNNVIYADIKRGKEVIRVYNMHLQSIKISPDVSDISDNIDHVNQEKSQLIYTRISKGFRQQQEQAEIFKENIKQCKNPIIICGDMNNSPFSYVYRNIKGKLKDAFEEAGEGFGATYKFRYYPARIDYIFTDSKMKVKQFESFSDFENSDHYPIMTRLFIE
- a CDS encoding rhomboid family intramembrane serine protease, with translation MNILDDLKLQYRLGGIAMRVIFWNIGCFLISLVLFYNFSTAQFAFPNWLALSSDPAVFMFKPWTFLTYAFFHYGFLHLLFNMMVLNFASQLFLAFFTQKQYLGLYILGAIFSGIVFALSFYFLNISAPIVGASAAIMAILMGVTTYQPLMNVRLLLIGNVKLWHITAVILVLDLMQFRLDNTGGHISHLAGAFFGFLFIKLLQNGTDLSKIVSRTLDFFANLFKKSPSTPFTKVHKNYKKPTEKVTSRIVTKDKTQQQIDEILDKISQSGYDCLTKEEKEFLFKAGK